GCAGTCCATCGCGTATGCGGGCAGCCCAGGATGCCGGTGTCATATTCATAGATCAGCTCATTAATGACCCGCAGCGGAATGTTGTTGACCGTGCTCAGATTATGTCGTTTACCAGCCCGGCTTCCTCATTTACTATTATCAGTCCGTTTACAACAAATCGTGCAGCGTCAAAACAGGCAATTAATAATCTTATACATAAAAATGCTACCTGCCTGTATCAGTCGGTGATCAGTGCGGTTAATGCAATTAAGGATGAGCCAAATCCTGTGTTAGTACTTTTGTCAGACGGTGCTGACGGAGGTTGTGATGTAAAGCGCTGGCTGCCGGAGGTTGTTAGTGCAATCCAGAGCAGCATGGTTAGAATGTTTGTTATTGGCATTGAGCCTGAACCAGGATTTGCTGATACGTTGCGGAGTATGGCAGCTGCCGGTAGTGGAATAGCTACGTTTGTTAGAACAAGGGAGGAGCTGACAAACGCCTTTATTGAAATTTCTAAACAACTGAGCCAGAATATCACGGTTCGTATACCGCTAAAAGGGGTATCAGTTGCACCATTGTTGAAGATTGTACCCGAGACGATAGAATTTGATTCGGTGAAGGTAGGCGAAGAAAAGTGCGTGAATGTAACAATCATTAATGAGGGCACTGCACCACTGGTGTTTAATGACGCGGTGTTTGCTGGAATGGGGTCTCAGTTTACAGTGCGCAATCTTCCTGTTGCGGCTCTGCAGCCCGGAACTGCCGGCGTAACCTTCCAGATGTGTTTCACTCCCACGGCTCTGCGCAGTCAGCAAGCCTTGGTTGAGCTGGATTATAATACGTGCCGGCAACAGATTGACCTAAAACCACACGGAATCGGCTACGATAGCGTGACCTTGGTGATTGATAACCCGATAAATGTTGCTAAGGTCGGTGATACCGTGAGAGTACCGATTATTCTGGAGGAGACGGTTCCCGCTCACTACGGAATTGATTCGCTTGAGTTTACCGTTGAGTATGATCCAACAGTCTTGAACGGGCTGGGACCAAACCCAACCGAGAGTTTCCTGACAAAAACGTTTGTATCGCAAGTTACTTCCGACAACTTTTTCCCTGATGTAGCCCGTTCTACATCTGTCTTCCATGGAGGCACCTTAGTCAATGATGTGCCAGCAACACTAATGTCGGTCCTGGAGTTTGAGGCTTTGCGCGGCTCTGCAACATTCTCGGATGTTAAGCTCATAAGTGCGCGATTTGCTGACGGTAATCCACGGGTGGGCATCAAGGGAAGTTCTCGTGTGAACATTGATACGGTTTGCTTTCTGCCCCAAAGGCTAATCGATGCTTCTGCACGGCGGTTTGACGCACACATACTGAAGGTGGTGCTTGATCGCACAGGATCGGCAGCCAATGTTATGTTTACCCAGGATCATGTCTCAGATGTCCAGCTTGCTATCTACGATCAGCTGGGACGGCGAGTTGCACAAACCCAATCAGGGTATTTTGAACAGGGAGAACATACAATCACCGTTGCGTCTAACGGACTCCGCCAGGGCGTGTACTTTGTGTGCATAACAACAACGTCCGGTGCTGACTGTATGGCTATTAACTTTATCCCGTAACAATCAACAGAAAGATAATATCATGAACAGAATTTTACTTCGGTTGTGTGCTGTTGCATTGTGCGTAGGCGGCTTGGTACTTCCCGATACGGCAACTGCCGGACTGAAACTTTCAAGAGATGTAATTCTTGCACCGGC
This is a stretch of genomic DNA from Ignavibacteria bacterium. It encodes these proteins:
- a CDS encoding choice-of-anchor D domain-containing protein yields the protein MKYCSLLISLLLTACITVVAQDLVVTQTNFGAVLCGVKKCQTVQLKNETAAPITIVAVTVVGPLFSLEDPLFTPPHVVPVGETIGIDFCFTPSAAGSVSENIQITTADSPMPQVVMLTGQVTASRLTISQPTVDFGSIFIGTSKLMSVVVTNQGDAPLTIPDASGLAAPFFLVGGAGNTVQPGQTDTLNFLYVATTEGTQNATAVFTGLQCQTNVMVSLTGTAIKPPAPTVGGVLQITPKEIAFDTAMCGKEKCIHVEFRNIGSDLVTIRSVETPPAAPFKGTIPVGAIPVGETREFNLCYQPMEVPKADAQDVVIRADTRQSLSVGVLFDVSGSMSQRISGSPSRMRAAQDAGVIFIDQLINDPQRNVVDRAQIMSFTSPASSFTIISPFTTNRAASKQAINNLIHKNATCLYQSVISAVNAIKDEPNPVLVLLSDGADGGCDVKRWLPEVVSAIQSSMVRMFVIGIEPEPGFADTLRSMAAAGSGIATFVRTREELTNAFIEISKQLSQNITVRIPLKGVSVAPLLKIVPETIEFDSVKVGEEKCVNVTIINEGTAPLVFNDAVFAGMGSQFTVRNLPVAALQPGTAGVTFQMCFTPTALRSQQALVELDYNTCRQQIDLKPHGIGYDSVTLVIDNPINVAKVGDTVRVPIILEETVPAHYGIDSLEFTVEYDPTVLNGLGPNPTESFLTKTFVSQVTSDNFFPDVARSTSVFHGGTLVNDVPATLMSVLEFEALRGSATFSDVKLISARFADGNPRVGIKGSSRVNIDTVCFLPQRLIDASARRFDAHILKVVLDRTGSAANVMFTQDHVSDVQLAIYDQLGRRVAQTQSGYFEQGEHTITVASNGLRQGVYFVCITTTSGADCMAINFIP